A region from the Mercenaria mercenaria strain notata chromosome 7, MADL_Memer_1, whole genome shotgun sequence genome encodes:
- the LOC123555916 gene encoding uncharacterized protein LOC123555916, protein METFVRCLNENKICYFRSWRKEKTVTWQCDHKFCRALLEKFIELETNTRKLKIEYDRKDVKAKYESDQCPCENTHHDADMFGTGQRCDQSENLVNANPQYGDSQVKVWSIAKLYMYGENGDGTYNSFDELDISKIVKMMSNCKLFSFDDSVRYYEKIMEFRNELMHSTNNHISGEKIADDLKETRGLLNELSKAEIVADASFCKEAIQDLQKLEGGTFAVKHQSSEYRDMVKKMFNVKTAVYELDKSIEKSSVENKRQSELLLDLLNKVISDLGGTDVGQEEKIIESEPSKFKRIVKSAVEMKKNAIKSDISECENIGESYKKPELESLQKKTDSQLEDIDQILAEPEPSEVLELASSLNKEVTAISSECKLHRLEVILHISISSKTKRICIKKATVYI, encoded by the exons ATGGAAACTTTTGTTCGTTGTTTAAACGAAAACAAGATCTGTTACTTCAGATCTTGGCGAAAGGAGAAAACGGTTACGTGGCAGTGTGACCATAAATTCTGCAGGGCACTGCTTGAGAAGTTTATTGAATTAGAAACGAATACACGCAAGCTAAAAATTGAATATGATCGGAAAGATGTAAAAGCGAAATATGAAAGTGATCAATGTCCTTGTGAGAATACTCATCATGATGCAGACATGTTCGGCACGGGACAACGTTGCGATCAATCAGAGAATTTGGTAAATGCAAACCCACAATATGGGGATTCGCAGGTTAAGGTTTGGTCGATAGCAAAGTTATACATGTATGGAGAGAATGGTGATGGTACATATAACAGTTTTGACGAACTTGACATAtctaaaatagtaaaaatgatGAGCAATTGTAAGCTGTTCTCTTTTGATGACTCAGTGCGTTATTATGAAAAG ATAATGGAATTCAGGAACGAGCTGATGCATTCAACAAACAATCACATTTCTGGTGAAAAGATAGCGGACGACCTAAAAGAGACAAGAGGCCTATTGAATGAACTTTCAAAGGCAGAAATCGTTGCTGATGCTTCTTTCTGCAAAGAGGCTATTCAAGATTTACAAAAG CTTGAAGGTGGTACGTTTGCAGTTAAACATCAATCAAGCGAGTATAGGGACATGGTCAAGAAGATGTTCAATGTTAAAACGGCCGTCTATGAATTAGATAAATCGATAGAAAAAAGCAGTGTTGAAAACAAAAGGCAAAGCGAACTGCTATTAGATTTACTGAATAAAGTAATAAGCGATCTGGGCGGCACTGAT GTAGGACAGGAAGAAAAGATTATTGAGTCTGAACCGTCCAAGTTCAAAAGAATCGTAAAATCAGCagtagaaatgaaaaagaatgctATAAAGTCAGATATAAGTGAATGTGAAAACATAGGCGAGAGTTATAAGAAACCTGAACTTGAAAGTTTACAGAAAAAAACCGATAGCCAGTTGGAAGACATAGAC caaATATTAGCAGAGCCAGAGCCAAGCGAAGTGTTAGAGTTAGCTAGTAGTCTCAACAAGGAGGTCACGGCAATCAGTAGCGAATGTAAACTGCATAGATTGGAGGTAATTCTTCACATTTCTATCTCTTCGAAAACAAAAagaatttgtataaaaaaggCAACTGTTTATATTTAA
- the LOC123555467 gene encoding uncharacterized protein LOC123555467, whose product MVLKTLLLTYLLHLLPYTHGWSIVTSRPVMMEPEPEARLMSLEDVYDQQDTFRLNDADMGLTALKDKKLVSCFVNDYDPYWLPGPSDKSYIIRNQPCDKVSKNTDFTTLKKKAGSKIASMCRDLYVFWLAARNMGPPPLPGMFQEQQSRDCPYDDDLLVPPTTTESAPPMLPEGARHMLRIGGPPSLQDSGAPSMLQDSASRESHDEAPPMLPEGARHMLRIGEPPSLQDSGAPPMLQDSVSQESHDEAPPMIGDGAPPMIGDGAPPMIEDGAPPMLDDGAPPMLREGAPPMSRDEAPPMIDDGAPPMLQSGVPPMFNDGEMRPPLTEKSHSRRDLDAPPSLAAVLKKMMKENKETDIVAPPTPDMKTPPPPHQFRRNI is encoded by the exons ATGGTGTTGAAAACATTGTTACTTACATATTTATTGCAT CTACTACCTTATACACATGGATGGTCTATCGTGACATCACGTCCTGTAATGATGGAGCCGGAGCCAGAGGCGAGGCTGATGAGTTTAGAAGACGTTTATGACCAGCAGGACACCTTTAGACTGAATGATGCTGACATG ggaTTAACAGCTCTTAAAGACAAGAAACTGGTATCCTGCTTTGTGAACGATTATGATCCGTATTGGCTACCCGGGCCTTCGGATAAAAGTTATATTATCAGAAATCAG cCTTGCGATAAAGTCAGCAAGAACACAGACTTTACAACTTTAAAGAAGAAAGCAGGCTCAAAAATCGCTAGCATGTGTAGAGATTTATACGTCTTTTGGCTTGCCGCCCGCAATATGGGACCTCCCCCGTTACCTGGCATGTTTCAAGAGCAACAGTCAAGGGACTGTCCTTACGACGATGACCTTTTAGTTCCTCCGACCACCACGGAATCAGCACCACCAATGTTACCCGAAGGGGCACGCCATATGTTACGTATCGGCGGACCTCCATCATTACAAGACAGCGGCGCACCTTCGATGCTACAAGACAGCGCATCACGAGAATCTCATGATGAAGCACCACCAATGTTACCCGAAGGGGCACGCCATATGTTACGTATCGGCGAACCTCCATCATTACAAGACAGCGGCGCACCTCCGATGCTACAAGACAGCGTATCACAAGAATCTCATGATGAAGCACCGCCAATGATAGGGGACGGCGCTCCGCCAATGATAGGGGACGGCGCACCGCCAATGATAGAGGACGGGGCACCACCGATGTTAGATGACGGCGCACCACCAATGTTGCGTGAAGGAGCTCCCCCAATGTCACGTGACGAAGCACCACCAATGATAGATGACGGCGCACCACCAATGTTACAAAGTGGTGTACCACCTATGTTTAATGACGGCGAAATGAGACCGCCCTTGACTGAAAAATCACATTCAAGGCGGGACTTAGACGCCCCTCCTTCTCTAGCGGCCGTGTTGAAAAAGATGATGAAGGAAAACAAAGAAACAGATATTGTTGCACCTCCAACACCGGACATGAAAACACCACCGCCTCCACATCAATTTCGTAGGAATATCTGA